From Solwaraspora sp. WMMD1047, the proteins below share one genomic window:
- a CDS encoding aldehyde dehydrogenase family protein, which translates to MAFEYAPAPESRSVVDIAPSYGLFIGGEFVEPGDGGMFKSINPASEEVLAEVAEAGSADVDRAVAAARAAFERVWGPMPGRDRAKYLYRIARIVAERGRELAVLESLDNGKPIRESRDVDIPLVAAHFFYYAGWADKLGHAGFGADPRPVGVAGQVIPWNFPLLMLAWKIAPALAAGNTVVLKPAETTPLTALLFAQICQQADLPPGVVNIITGAGETGRALVEHPGVDKVAFTGSTEVGRAIARAVAGSRKKLTLELGGKAANIVFDDAPIDQAVEGIVNGIFFNQGHVCCAGSRLLVQESAYEPVLASLKRRMARLRVGDPLDKNTDVGAINSAAQLDRIRTLSDVGTEEGAQRWSPPCDLPDRGFWFAPTIFTGVSQAHRIAREEIFGPVLSVLTFRTPAEAVEKANNTPYGLSAGIWTEKGSRILWLADRLRAGVVWANTFNKFDPTSPFGGYKESGYGREGGRHGLEAYLDV; encoded by the coding sequence ATGGCTTTCGAGTACGCGCCCGCGCCCGAATCCCGCTCGGTCGTCGACATCGCGCCGTCGTACGGGCTGTTCATCGGCGGTGAGTTCGTCGAACCGGGTGACGGGGGGATGTTCAAGTCGATCAACCCGGCGTCGGAGGAGGTGCTGGCCGAGGTCGCCGAGGCCGGGTCGGCGGATGTGGATCGGGCGGTGGCGGCGGCGCGGGCCGCGTTCGAGCGGGTGTGGGGGCCGATGCCGGGGCGGGACCGGGCCAAGTACCTGTACCGGATCGCGCGGATCGTGGCCGAGCGCGGCCGGGAGTTGGCGGTGCTGGAGTCGCTGGACAACGGCAAGCCGATCCGGGAGTCCCGCGATGTCGACATTCCGCTGGTCGCCGCGCACTTCTTCTACTATGCGGGCTGGGCCGACAAGCTCGGCCACGCCGGGTTCGGCGCGGACCCGCGGCCGGTGGGGGTGGCCGGGCAGGTGATCCCGTGGAACTTCCCGCTGCTGATGCTGGCGTGGAAGATCGCCCCGGCGCTGGCGGCCGGGAACACGGTGGTGCTCAAGCCGGCCGAGACCACCCCGTTGACGGCGTTGTTGTTCGCGCAGATCTGTCAGCAGGCCGACCTGCCGCCTGGGGTGGTGAACATCATCACCGGGGCCGGTGAGACCGGTCGGGCGCTGGTCGAGCACCCCGGCGTCGACAAGGTCGCGTTCACCGGCTCCACCGAGGTCGGGCGGGCCATCGCCCGCGCGGTGGCCGGCAGCCGCAAGAAGCTCACCCTGGAGTTGGGCGGCAAGGCCGCCAACATCGTCTTCGACGACGCCCCGATCGACCAGGCCGTCGAGGGGATCGTCAACGGGATCTTCTTCAACCAGGGCCACGTCTGCTGCGCGGGGTCCCGACTGCTGGTCCAGGAATCCGCGTACGAGCCGGTGTTGGCCTCGCTCAAGCGGCGGATGGCCCGGCTGCGCGTCGGTGACCCGCTGGACAAGAACACCGACGTCGGGGCGATCAACTCCGCCGCCCAACTCGACCGCATCCGCACCCTCTCCGATGTCGGTACTGAGGAGGGCGCGCAGCGCTGGTCACCGCCGTGTGACCTGCCGGACCGGGGGTTCTGGTTCGCCCCGACCATCTTCACCGGGGTCAGTCAGGCGCACCGGATCGCCCGCGAGGAGATCTTCGGGCCGGTGCTGTCGGTGCTCACCTTCCGCACCCCCGCCGAGGCGGTCGAGAAGGCCAACAACACCCCCTACGGGCTGTCGGCCGGGATCTGGACGGAGAAGGGCTCCCGGATCCTCTGGCTGGCCGACCGGCTGCGCGCCGGGGTGGTCTGGGCCAACACCTTCAACAAGTTCGACCCCACCTCCCCGTTCGGCGGGTACAAGGAGTCGGGCTACGGCCGCGAGGGTGGCCGGCACGGGCTGGAGGCGTACCTCGATGTCTGA
- a CDS encoding aldehyde dehydrogenase family protein produces MSDRVAVRKTYKLFIGGKFPRSESGRSYPVQNTNVALASRKDVRDAVTAARAAVKGWSGATAYNRGQILYRIAEMLEGRRDQFVGLGVPTDEVDTAIDRWVWYAGWADKIAQVYGGANPVAGPYFNLSAPEPTGVVGVVAPARPALLGLVSVIAPAIVTGNTVLVLVAEEAPLPAVTLAEVLATSDLPGGVVNLLTGRPAETAPWLAAHLDVNALDLTGVADPELAVELERAAAGNLKRVLRPPTDEPDWTADPGLARMTALLETKTVWHPKGT; encoded by the coding sequence ATGTCTGACCGGGTGGCCGTGCGTAAGACGTACAAGCTCTTCATCGGCGGGAAGTTCCCGCGCAGCGAGTCGGGGCGGTCCTATCCCGTGCAGAACACCAACGTGGCGCTCGCCTCCCGCAAGGACGTCCGGGATGCCGTGACTGCGGCCCGTGCGGCGGTCAAGGGGTGGTCCGGCGCGACCGCCTACAACCGGGGTCAGATCCTCTACCGGATCGCCGAGATGCTGGAAGGCCGCCGCGACCAGTTCGTCGGGCTGGGCGTTCCCACCGACGAGGTCGACACCGCCATCGACCGCTGGGTCTGGTACGCCGGCTGGGCCGACAAGATCGCCCAGGTGTACGGCGGGGCGAACCCGGTCGCCGGTCCGTACTTCAACCTCTCCGCCCCGGAGCCGACCGGTGTGGTCGGAGTGGTCGCCCCGGCCCGGCCGGCGCTGCTGGGGCTGGTGTCGGTGATCGCCCCGGCCATCGTCACCGGCAACACCGTCCTGGTGCTGGTCGCCGAAGAAGCACCGCTGCCGGCGGTGACCCTGGCCGAGGTGCTGGCCACCTCCGACCTGCCCGGCGGAGTGGTGAACCTCCTCACCGGCCGGCCGGCGGAGACCGCACCGTGGCTGGCCGCCCACCTCGACGTCAACGCGCTGGACCTCACCGGCGTCGCCGACCCGGAACTCGCCGTCGAGCTGGAACGGGCAGCAGCCGGCAACCTCAAACGGGTGCTGCGCCCACCGACTGATGAACCGGACTGGACCGCCGACCCCGGCCTCGCCCGGATGACCGCCCTGCTGGAGACCAAGACCGTCTGGCACCCCAAGGGCACCTGA
- a CDS encoding BlaI/MecI/CopY family transcriptional regulator — MTRLGDLERAVMDVLWDWPAGTGAGVTVREVAEALPGRELAYTTVMTVLDRLAGKGMVERERAGRAWSYRPAASREAHIAGLMLDALDLAGSRDAALVRFARSVSGTEAEVLRAALAAEADPARGDGTDAPSTAPEPRRG, encoded by the coding sequence GTGACGCGACTGGGTGACCTCGAACGCGCGGTGATGGACGTGCTCTGGGACTGGCCCGCCGGGACCGGGGCGGGTGTCACGGTTCGCGAGGTCGCCGAGGCGTTGCCGGGCCGGGAGTTGGCGTACACCACCGTGATGACGGTGCTGGACCGGCTGGCCGGCAAGGGCATGGTGGAGCGGGAACGGGCCGGCCGGGCCTGGAGCTATCGGCCGGCCGCCAGCCGGGAGGCGCACATCGCCGGGCTGATGCTGGACGCGCTCGACCTGGCCGGCAGCCGGGACGCCGCGCTGGTGCGGTTCGCCCGCTCGGTGTCGGGCACCGAGGCCGAGGTGCTGCGCGCCGCGCTCGCCGCCGAGGCGGACCCGGCCCGGGGCGACGGGACCGATGCCCCGAGCACCGCACCGGAACCACGGCGAGGCTGA
- a CDS encoding M56 family metallopeptidase, producing the protein MVQALHFGGALVACYLAVQVLIRARWLRQGWAWQHPRLAIVCWQAIGLAVGLCAIGLPLALGLAPYAVGTGTAAREFAADLAALAAGAPVGDTLPAGLGPVHLGLVGLATAVATLLLGATVRSVAGTLRAQRRHRDLLALVARQDPAAPGALVLDHPSAAAYCLPGVRPRVVVSAGTLSLLEPAQLAAVLDHERAHATERHDLVLLPFTALCRALPGVCWVRAARQMVALLVEMRADDRARRAASAGPLVAALQRFATAGPRVAPAGALGFTDDQLEARLQRLLGPARPAPVRGAVALGIAGLLLALPLSLFLA; encoded by the coding sequence GTGGTCCAGGCCCTGCACTTCGGCGGCGCGCTGGTGGCCTGTTACCTGGCCGTCCAGGTGCTGATCCGGGCGCGGTGGCTGCGGCAGGGGTGGGCCTGGCAGCACCCTCGGCTGGCCATCGTCTGCTGGCAGGCGATCGGGCTGGCGGTCGGCCTCTGCGCGATCGGGCTGCCGCTGGCGCTCGGGCTGGCCCCGTACGCGGTCGGCACCGGCACGGCGGCGCGGGAGTTCGCCGCGGACCTGGCCGCGCTGGCGGCCGGGGCGCCGGTGGGCGACACGCTGCCGGCCGGGCTCGGGCCGGTGCACCTCGGCCTCGTCGGGCTCGCCACGGCGGTGGCGACGCTGCTGCTCGGGGCGACGGTACGCAGCGTGGCCGGTACGCTGCGCGCCCAGCGCCGGCATCGTGACCTGCTCGCCCTGGTGGCGCGGCAGGATCCGGCCGCGCCCGGCGCGCTGGTGCTCGACCATCCGAGTGCCGCCGCGTACTGCCTGCCGGGGGTGCGGCCCCGGGTGGTGGTGAGCGCCGGCACCCTGAGCCTGTTGGAGCCGGCGCAGCTGGCGGCGGTGCTCGATCACGAGCGGGCGCACGCTACCGAGCGGCACGATCTGGTGCTGCTGCCGTTCACCGCGCTGTGTCGGGCGCTGCCCGGGGTGTGCTGGGTGCGGGCCGCGCGCCAGATGGTGGCGCTGCTGGTGGAGATGCGCGCGGACGACCGGGCCCGCCGGGCGGCGTCCGCCGGGCCACTGGTGGCGGCGTTGCAGCGGTTCGCCACGGCCGGGCCCCGGGTCGCGCCGGCCGGCGCCCTCGGCTTCACCGACGACCAGCTTGAGGCCCGGCTGCAGCGGTTGCTCGGCCCCGCCCGGCCGGCCCCGGTACGCGGCGCCGTGGCGCTCGGGATCGCCGGCCTGCTGCTGGCCCTGCCGCTCTCGCTCTTCCTGGCCTGA
- a CDS encoding cytochrome ubiquinol oxidase subunit I: MDPLLIARLQFATTTSFHFLFVLVTLGLVTLLVYLQTAWFITRKPVYERLTRFWGTLYVINYVLGIATGVVLEFQFGLNWSGLSRYVGNVFGAPLAMETLVAFFLESTFLGMWIFGWHRLRRGVHLALLWGVALTAYASAFWVLVANSWLQNPVGYEIRDGVAHLTDFTALLGNPMLGFALGHVVAAAVLTGGMLMSAVSAWHLIRRTNDYALFRTSLRIGLVTTVLGITFVMGFGFTQFAPLSQVQPIKYGDAAAGQDQIAEWTARFGPGDYQPPTLAAASLGFMILIGFTLAWSYLLLPLLWRDWIIRLRFPLYLILLALPLPFIAAILGWLAREVGRQPWAVYGLLPVSDAVSPIDAEVLLASYLGFTLLLGALAVANWTLLVRHAGRGAADPALGRPPTAQPADDRPEPALV; this comes from the coding sequence ATGGACCCGTTGCTCATCGCCCGCCTGCAGTTCGCCACGACCACCTCGTTCCACTTCCTCTTCGTGCTCGTCACCCTCGGCCTGGTCACCCTGCTGGTGTATCTGCAGACCGCCTGGTTCATCACCCGCAAACCGGTCTACGAGCGGCTGACCCGGTTCTGGGGCACCCTCTACGTGATCAACTACGTCCTCGGCATCGCCACCGGCGTGGTACTGGAATTCCAGTTCGGACTGAACTGGAGCGGCCTCTCCCGCTACGTCGGTAACGTCTTCGGCGCCCCGTTGGCAATGGAGACGCTCGTCGCGTTCTTCCTGGAATCCACCTTCCTCGGCATGTGGATCTTCGGTTGGCACCGGCTGCGGCGCGGCGTACACCTCGCGCTGCTGTGGGGGGTGGCGCTCACCGCGTACGCGTCGGCGTTCTGGGTCCTGGTCGCCAACTCCTGGCTGCAGAACCCGGTCGGCTACGAGATCCGCGACGGGGTGGCCCACCTCACCGACTTCACCGCCCTGCTCGGCAACCCGATGCTCGGCTTCGCGCTCGGCCACGTGGTGGCCGCCGCCGTCCTCACCGGCGGCATGCTGATGTCGGCCGTCAGCGCCTGGCACCTGATCCGGCGCACCAACGACTACGCCCTGTTCCGCACCTCGCTGCGGATCGGCCTGGTCACCACCGTGCTCGGCATCACCTTCGTGATGGGCTTCGGCTTCACCCAGTTCGCCCCGCTCAGCCAGGTCCAGCCGATCAAGTACGGCGACGCCGCGGCCGGGCAGGACCAGATCGCCGAGTGGACCGCGCGGTTCGGGCCGGGCGACTACCAACCGCCGACGCTCGCCGCCGCGTCGCTCGGCTTCATGATCCTGATCGGCTTCACGCTGGCCTGGAGCTACCTGCTGCTGCCCCTGCTCTGGCGGGACTGGATCATCCGGCTGCGGTTCCCGCTCTACCTCATCCTGCTCGCCCTGCCACTGCCGTTCATCGCCGCCATCCTCGGCTGGCTGGCCCGCGAGGTCGGCCGCCAACCGTGGGCGGTCTACGGACTGCTGCCGGTCTCCGACGCGGTCAGCCCGATCGACGCCGAGGTGCTACTCGCCTCGTACCTCGGTTTCACCCTGCTGCTCGGCGCGCTGGCGGTGGCGAACTGGACGCTGCTGGTCCGGCACGCCGGCCGGGGCGCCGCCGACCCGGCACTCGGCCGCCCGCCAACCGCACAACCGGCCGACGACCGCCCCGAACCGGCCCTCGTCTGA
- a CDS encoding cytochrome d ubiquinol oxidase subunit II — protein sequence MEILWYGLLGLFFAGYLVLGGFDYGVGILLARTPATGSADPRRAALTALGPFLLGNEVWLVAAVGILFGAFPLLEGELLAGLYPAIAVALAGVITVIAAVGLRSRPAGQRARTRWDRIIVVGSVLAAGGWGAALAGLLQGVPVRADGHLDGIGHLFTPFVAAAALALSALVTLHGAAFLALRLPPGAADQHVAVGRRLVPVTLAALGAAAVLAGLSGPVRQSVRQPAVGVLGVVLLAATVLAAGRALGRRRTGVAFALTATAVALPVLLVGAANWPYALVSTADPAASLTVAEAAASEPTLRVLTWLLVPLLPALLGFQLMSWWVFRGRIDERAPVYW from the coding sequence GTGGAGATCCTCTGGTACGGCCTACTCGGCCTCTTCTTCGCCGGCTACCTGGTGCTCGGCGGGTTCGACTACGGCGTCGGCATCCTGTTGGCCCGGACCCCCGCCACCGGGTCGGCCGACCCGCGCCGAGCCGCGCTGACCGCACTCGGCCCGTTCCTCCTCGGCAACGAGGTCTGGCTGGTCGCCGCCGTGGGCATCCTCTTCGGAGCGTTCCCGCTGCTGGAGGGGGAACTGCTCGCCGGCCTCTACCCGGCGATCGCGGTGGCGCTGGCCGGGGTGATCACGGTCATCGCCGCCGTCGGGCTACGGAGCCGGCCCGCCGGCCAGCGCGCCCGGACCCGGTGGGACCGGATCATCGTCGTCGGCAGCGTACTCGCCGCGGGTGGCTGGGGGGCGGCCCTCGCCGGCCTGCTGCAGGGCGTACCGGTGCGCGCGGACGGCCACCTCGACGGGATCGGCCACCTCTTCACCCCGTTCGTCGCCGCCGCCGCGCTCGCCCTGAGCGCACTGGTGACCCTGCACGGCGCCGCCTTCCTCGCGCTCCGGCTGCCGCCGGGGGCCGCCGACCAGCACGTCGCGGTGGGACGCCGGCTGGTGCCGGTCACCCTCGCCGCGCTCGGCGCCGCCGCCGTCCTGGCCGGCCTTTCCGGTCCGGTACGACAGAGCGTGCGGCAGCCGGCGGTCGGCGTACTCGGAGTGGTGTTGCTGGCGGCGACGGTGCTGGCGGCCGGCCGCGCGCTCGGCCGGCGGCGGACCGGGGTGGCCTTCGCCCTGACCGCGACGGCGGTGGCCCTGCCGGTGCTGCTGGTCGGGGCCGCCAACTGGCCCTACGCGCTGGTCTCGACCGCCGACCCGGCGGCCAGCCTGACGGTCGCCGAGGCGGCGGCCAGCGAGCCCACCCTGCGGGTGCTGACCTGGCTGCTGGTGCCGCTCCTGCCGGCCCTACTAGGCTTCCAGTTGATGTCTTGGTGGGTGTTCCGCGGACGGATCGACGAAAGGGCGCCGGTGTACTGGTGA
- the cydD gene encoding thiol reductant ABC exporter subunit CydD encodes MSRRPFDPRLVRRVPAARRPLATLGALGVLTALLVIAQATALAALLAAAAGGRLDRPALIGFLAAVAGRALLLWAQGTVAARLAATVKAALRTDLLAAVGRRGPQWLAGQQTGRLATLAGRGLDALDGYFTGYLPQLLLSVTVPVAVLARVTFADWSSALIIAVTLPLIPIFGALLGWQAQAATERQWRRLSLLGGHFLDMVAGLPTLRVFGRARDQVEVVRRMADGHRVATMKTLRIAFLSALVLELVATLSVALVAVPIGLRLLGGGLALQTALLVLLLAPEAYLPLRAAGSRFHASMEGLTALDEALTVLAAPPADRPGADQSGGVLPGGALPGGARTEPARRSVGDPELNPGRGPAPAGTGEIRFEGVTVRYPRTTALREVTLTLRPGERTAVVGPSGAGKSTLLALLLGFAVPTEGRVLVDGIDLDTVDLDRWRRQVAWVPQRPHLFAASVADNIRLGAPDTPIEAVHRAVDAAALDESVRRLPAGLDTLLGERGHGLSSGQRQRVALARAFLRDAPLVLLDEPTARLDAASEAAVLDATRRLVAGRTALLVAHRPALLDEADRVLRVEAGRVTDVTPSRPTAGHHPPADPEGPPGAAAGTAREVVA; translated from the coding sequence GTGAGTCGCCGCCCCTTCGACCCGCGTCTGGTGCGCCGGGTTCCGGCGGCCCGGCGCCCGCTCGCCACGCTCGGCGCCCTCGGTGTCCTGACGGCGCTGCTGGTCATCGCCCAGGCGACCGCCCTGGCCGCCCTGCTCGCCGCCGCCGCGGGCGGGCGACTGGACCGGCCGGCCCTGATCGGCTTCCTGGCCGCCGTGGCCGGCCGCGCGCTCCTGCTCTGGGCGCAGGGCACCGTGGCGGCCCGGCTGGCCGCGACGGTCAAGGCCGCGCTGCGCACCGACCTGCTCGCCGCGGTCGGCCGGCGCGGCCCGCAGTGGCTGGCCGGGCAGCAGACCGGCCGGCTCGCCACCCTCGCCGGTCGCGGGTTGGACGCGCTCGACGGCTACTTCACCGGCTACCTGCCCCAGCTCCTGCTGAGCGTCACCGTGCCGGTGGCGGTACTCGCCCGGGTGACCTTCGCCGACTGGAGCTCGGCGCTGATCATCGCGGTCACCCTGCCGCTGATTCCGATCTTCGGGGCGCTGCTCGGCTGGCAGGCGCAGGCGGCGACCGAACGGCAGTGGCGCCGGCTCAGCCTGCTCGGCGGCCACTTCCTGGACATGGTGGCCGGGCTGCCCACCCTGCGGGTGTTCGGCCGGGCCCGCGACCAGGTCGAGGTGGTCCGCCGGATGGCCGACGGCCATCGGGTCGCCACCATGAAGACGCTGCGGATCGCATTCCTCTCCGCCCTGGTCCTGGAGCTGGTGGCCACCCTCTCGGTGGCGCTGGTGGCGGTGCCGATCGGGCTCCGGCTGCTCGGCGGCGGACTGGCCCTGCAGACGGCGCTGCTGGTGCTGCTGCTCGCGCCCGAGGCGTACCTGCCGCTGCGGGCCGCCGGCAGCCGGTTCCACGCCAGCATGGAAGGGCTGACCGCGCTGGACGAGGCGCTCACCGTGCTGGCCGCCCCGCCAGCCGACCGGCCCGGCGCCGACCAGTCCGGCGGTGTGTTGCCCGGCGGTGCGCTGCCCGGCGGTGCCCGGACCGAGCCGGCGCGGAGGTCGGTGGGCGACCCGGAGCTGAACCCGGGCCGCGGCCCTGCTCCGGCCGGCACCGGGGAGATCAGGTTCGAGGGGGTCACGGTGCGGTACCCGCGCACCACGGCCCTGCGCGAGGTGACGCTCACCCTCCGGCCCGGCGAGCGGACCGCCGTGGTCGGCCCCAGCGGGGCCGGCAAGAGCACCCTGCTCGCGCTGCTGCTCGGCTTCGCCGTACCGACCGAGGGTCGGGTGCTGGTGGACGGGATCGACCTCGACACGGTCGACCTCGACCGGTGGCGGCGGCAGGTCGCCTGGGTCCCGCAACGCCCCCATCTCTTCGCCGCCTCGGTCGCCGACAACATCCGGCTCGGCGCCCCCGACACTCCCATCGAGGCCGTCCACCGGGCCGTCGACGCCGCCGCCCTCGACGAGTCGGTACGCCGGCTCCCGGCCGGGCTGGACACCCTGCTCGGTGAGCGCGGACACGGCCTCTCCAGCGGGCAGCGGCAACGGGTGGCGCTGGCCCGCGCGTTCCTGCGGGACGCGCCGCTGGTGCTGCTCGACGAGCCCACCGCCCGGCTGGACGCCGCCTCGGAGGCGGCCGTACTGGACGCGACCCGCCGGCTGGTCGCCGGCCGGACCGCCCTGCTGGTGGCCCACCGCCCGGCGCTGCTCGACGAGGCGGACCGGGTGCTGCGGGTCGAGGCCGGCCGGGTCACCGACGTCACCCCGAGCCGTCCCACGGCCGGGCACCACCCGCCCGCCGACCCCGAAGGGCCGCCCGGCGCGGCGGCGGGCACCGCCCGGGAGGTGGTGGCGTGA
- the cydC gene encoding thiol reductant ABC exporter subunit CydC, which translates to MLTPERAVLRLARPYLGRLVGAGLLAAGTELAGLALMATATWLLITAAGRPPLDALTVAIVAVRALAISRGVLRYTERLAGHDAVLRIITDVRAGIFASLAAGGPGRTVRTTAPDSSPAAGVSADVDGSGVEDGGGAGGGAADAVGGDAGPVSGDALSRLVSDVEAVQDLLLRVLVPAAAAGVVGLLAVAGAATISPVAAAVLAGGLLVAAVALPGAATALTRRTADRVAPLRGALATDAIDLTQGAADLAAFGATGTALARADQRARELARLEGRLAAAGWALDGLGLLVAGATSAAVVAVAVRGGVDGVLVGVLGVGTLAAVEATLALVGAARQWTQLRAGLTRVVALLPAADAIPAGHPTGSGRTASGDLSGDGGTPVPGHSTGGGAAVDARLIGTSVRYRAGAPPALDRVDLALPPGRRVAVVGPSGAGKSTLLGVLTGAVRPTAGRVTLAGVDLADYPARRLPRAVSGLLAEAHVFHATVRENLLVGRAGADDDDLAAAARTAGLLDWVRDQPDGWETIVGADGGQLSGGQRQRLALARALLAAPAILLLDEPTEGLDPPAADRVLDSIIESLPADRSVVLVTHRLRGLDRYDEIVVLDEGRVVQRGPHDDLVAADGWYRDQWLRQEVAERGYLALSGPGQTPGPD; encoded by the coding sequence ATGCTGACACCCGAACGGGCCGTGCTCCGGCTCGCCCGCCCGTACCTGGGCCGGCTGGTCGGCGCCGGCCTGCTCGCCGCCGGCACGGAGCTGGCCGGGCTGGCCCTGATGGCCACCGCCACCTGGCTGTTGATCACGGCCGCCGGCCGGCCGCCGCTGGACGCGCTCACCGTCGCCATCGTCGCGGTCCGGGCACTGGCCATCAGCCGAGGGGTGTTGCGCTACACCGAGCGACTCGCCGGCCACGACGCGGTGCTGCGGATCATCACCGACGTACGCGCGGGGATCTTCGCCTCGCTGGCCGCCGGAGGCCCCGGTCGCACCGTCCGCACGACCGCCCCCGACAGCAGCCCGGCGGCGGGCGTCAGCGCCGACGTGGATGGCAGCGGGGTCGAAGACGGCGGCGGGGCCGGCGGCGGCGCCGCCGACGCGGTCGGTGGGGACGCGGGGCCGGTGTCCGGGGATGCGCTGAGTCGGCTGGTCTCCGATGTGGAGGCTGTTCAGGATCTGCTGTTGCGGGTGCTGGTGCCGGCCGCCGCAGCCGGCGTCGTCGGGCTGCTGGCGGTCGCCGGTGCGGCGACCATCTCGCCGGTCGCGGCGGCGGTCCTCGCCGGAGGGCTGCTGGTCGCCGCCGTCGCGCTGCCGGGCGCGGCCACCGCCCTGACCCGGCGGACCGCCGACCGGGTCGCCCCGCTGCGTGGTGCGCTCGCCACCGACGCCATCGACCTGACCCAGGGCGCCGCCGACCTGGCCGCCTTCGGCGCCACCGGGACCGCGTTGGCCCGGGCCGACCAACGCGCTCGGGAACTGGCCCGGTTGGAGGGCCGGTTAGCGGCCGCCGGTTGGGCGCTCGACGGGCTGGGCCTGCTGGTCGCCGGAGCCACAAGTGCGGCCGTCGTCGCGGTGGCGGTGCGTGGCGGGGTGGACGGCGTACTCGTCGGGGTCCTCGGCGTCGGCACCCTCGCGGCGGTGGAGGCGACCCTGGCGCTGGTCGGCGCGGCCCGCCAGTGGACCCAACTGCGAGCCGGACTCACCCGGGTGGTGGCCCTGCTACCCGCCGCCGACGCCATCCCGGCCGGCCACCCCACTGGCAGCGGCAGGACGGCATCCGGCGACCTCAGCGGCGACGGCGGCACCCCGGTTCCCGGCCACTCGACCGGCGGCGGCGCAGCGGTCGACGCCCGATTGATCGGGACGAGTGTCCGGTACCGGGCCGGGGCGCCGCCCGCGCTCGACCGGGTCGACCTGGCGCTGCCCCCGGGCCGGCGGGTCGCCGTCGTCGGGCCGAGCGGCGCGGGCAAGAGCACCCTGCTCGGTGTGCTGACCGGGGCGGTCCGCCCGACCGCCGGGCGGGTCACGCTGGCCGGCGTCGACCTGGCCGACTACCCGGCTCGGCGGCTGCCCCGGGCGGTCAGCGGGCTGCTCGCCGAGGCGCACGTCTTCCACGCCACGGTCCGGGAGAACCTGCTGGTCGGTCGCGCCGGAGCCGACGACGACGACCTCGCCGCCGCGGCCCGGACGGCCGGCCTGCTCGACTGGGTACGGGACCAGCCGGACGGTTGGGAAACCATCGTCGGCGCGGACGGCGGCCAGCTCTCCGGCGGTCAGCGACAGCGGCTCGCCCTGGCCCGGGCGCTGCTCGCCGCCCCCGCCATCCTGCTGCTCGACGAGCCGACCGAAGGGCTGGACCCGCCGGCCGCCGACCGGGTGCTCGACTCGATCATCGAATCCCTGCCGGCGGACCGCTCGGTGGTGCTCGTCACCCACCGGCTGCGCGGCCTGGACCGGTACGACGAGATCGTCGTGCTCGACGAGGGCCGCGTCGTCCAGCGTGGTCCGCACGACGACCTGGTCGCGGCCGACGGCTGGTACCGCGACCAGTGGCTGCGCCAGGAGGTGGCCGAGCGCGGCTACCTGGCGCTGTCCGGCCCCGGACAGACCCCCGGCCCGGACTGA
- a CDS encoding permease prefix domain 1-containing protein: MQAPTNTEIDDYLRQLAGELSGPRRLKRDLLTEARGGLEDAALAYTRDGLDPRAARRRAVAEFGAPAELARLYQTELTAGQGRRLALLVALLPAGMLTSDLLWWQPPGGAAERPPTRFLILVETLDWTSYLAGAAALLAFLLLGSASRRRPVDPRLVVRSLAVLTLGTAGFVWTLGTFAAVHAVAEDSRALTWPPMIAAWVLLNTMFALMVRWAVRGVVATRVRPVPA; the protein is encoded by the coding sequence ATGCAGGCGCCCACCAACACCGAGATCGACGACTATCTGCGCCAGCTCGCCGGTGAGCTGTCCGGCCCGCGCCGACTCAAGAGGGACCTGCTCACCGAGGCACGCGGTGGCCTGGAGGACGCCGCGCTGGCGTACACCCGGGATGGTCTCGACCCGCGGGCCGCGCGGCGCCGGGCGGTGGCCGAGTTCGGCGCCCCGGCCGAGCTCGCCCGCCTCTACCAGACCGAGCTGACCGCCGGTCAGGGCCGCCGACTGGCGCTGCTGGTCGCGCTGCTGCCGGCCGGGATGCTCACCTCCGACCTGCTGTGGTGGCAGCCGCCGGGCGGTGCTGCGGAACGGCCCCCGACGCGGTTCCTGATCCTGGTGGAGACGCTCGACTGGACCTCCTACCTGGCCGGCGCGGCGGCCCTGCTGGCCTTCCTGCTGCTCGGCTCCGCGAGCCGGCGCCGCCCGGTCGACCCACGGCTGGTGGTCCGGTCCCTCGCCGTGCTCACCCTCGGCACCGCCGGCTTCGTCTGGACACTGGGGACGTTCGCCGCGGTGCACGCCGTCGCCGAGGATTCGCGGGCGCTCACCTGGCCGCCGATGATCGCGGCCTGGGTGCTGCTCAACACCATGTTCGCGCTGATGGTGCGGTGGGCGGTGCGCGGCGTCGTCGCCACCCGGGTCCGGCCGGTGCCGGCATGA